A single window of Brachyhypopomus gauderio isolate BG-103 chromosome 21, BGAUD_0.2, whole genome shotgun sequence DNA harbors:
- the LOC143485212 gene encoding protein kinase C delta type-like isoform X1, whose translation MMKWKDIKRSCLWCWCCGGTQDESDTEEEPRRDKIKKKKRKNKGQPKQETDNTPKELVSKSALDEACEELLHVLLNETEDSDNPSLEELVSKSALDEACEELLHVLLDETEDSDNPSLGSQGDAFKDLDDIQLDFPVVSCNPPLDASPCGHLCEGLSSRPPSRISHQTRMTAEHFTFHKVLGQGGYGKVFLAELKCSGDWFAVKSLKKDKVLKDDDVEDTMVEKRVLALAWDNPFLTHLYSTFQTKEHLFFVMEYLNGGDLNFHIEEKGRFDLYRATFYAAEIVCGLQFLHGKSIIHRDLKSDNVMLDRDGHIKIADFGLCKENVFGDNLATTICGTPQYMAPEIILGEEYSFSVDWWSFGVLVYEMLIGDLPFDGDDEYELDESILNDTPHFPHWITVDTRDMLKRLFERDPSRRLGVMGNIRGQSFFKSIDWSALERRKLEPPYKPKVTSPNDCSNFDQEILSEEPHLSQCEEGSVDAMDQSAFAGFSFMNQSMEHLLQK comes from the exons ATGATGAAGTGGAAGGATATTAAAAGGAgttgtctctggtgttggtgctgtggAGGCACCCAAGATGAATCTGACACAGAGGAGGAGCCCAGAAGAgacaaaattaaaaagaaaaaaagaaaaaacaaaggaCAACCAAAACAGGAGACCGACAACACCCCGA AAGAACTTGTGAGTAAAAGTGCTCTGGATGAGGCCTGTGAGGAACTCCTCCACGTTCTCCTGAACGAGACTGAGGACTCTGAcaacccatctctag AAGAACTTGTGAGTAAAAGTGCTCTGGATGAGGCCTGTGAGGAACTCCTCCACGTTCTCCTGGACGAGACTGAGGACTCTGAcaacccatctctag GTTCTCAGGGTGATGCCTTCAAGGACCTTGACGACATTCAACTGGACTTCCCTGTGGTGTCTTGCAACCCACCTCTAG ACGCGTCTCCATGTGGCCATCTGTGTGAGGGTTTGAGTTCTCGCCCCCCGTCCCGGATCAGCCACCAGACACGCATGACTGCCGAGCACTTCACGTTCCACAAAGTACTGGGCCAGGGAGGCTATGGCAAG GTTTTTCTGGCTGAACTCAAGTGCAGTGGGGATTGGTTTGCCGTGAAATCCTTGAAGAAAGACAAGGTGCTGAAGGATGATGATGTAGAGGACACCATGGTGGAGAAGCGGGTGCTAGCACTGGCGTGGGACAACCCCTTCCTTACTCACCTTTACTCCACCTTTCAGACCAAG GAACACTTGTTCTTTGTGATGGAATATTTGAATGGAGGTGACCTGAACTTCCACATAGAGGAGAAAGGACGCTTTGACCTCTACAGAGCCAC ATTCTATGCAGCCGAAATCGTGTGTGGACTGCAGTTCCTTCATGGAAAAAGCATCATccacag GGATCTCAAGTCAGATAATGTTATGCTAGACAGAGATGGTCATATAAAGATAGCTGATTTTGGCTTGTgtaaagaaaatgtttttggtGACAATCTTGCCACAACCATCTGTGGGACACCACAGTACATGGCCCCTGAG atcattCTGGGTGAGGAGTATTCATTTTCCGTGGACTGGTGGTCATTTGGTGTGCTCGTATATGAGATGCTGATTGGTGATCTTCCATTCGATGGAGATGATGAATATGAACTTGATGAGTCCATCCTTAACGACACACCTCACTTCCCTCACTGGATCACTGTGGATACCAGAGACATGCTAAAACGA CTATTTGAGCGAGACCCTTCTCGTAGACTGGGTGTTATGGGTAACATCAGAGGTCAGTCGTTCTTCAAGTCCATTGACTGGTCTGCTCTGGAGAGGAGAAAACTCGAACCCCCTTACAAGCCAAAAGTG acATCACCCAATGACTGCAGCAACTTCGACCAGGAGATTTTAAGTGAGGAGCCCCACCTGTCCCAGTGTGAGGAAGGTTCGGTTGACGCAATGGACCAGAGTGCCTTTGCTGGCTTTTCCTTCATGAACCAGAGCATGGAGCATCTCCTGCAGAAGTGA
- the LOC143485212 gene encoding protein kinase C delta type-like isoform X2: MVNKCMMKKYLKKGSQGDAFKDLDDIQLDFPVVSCNPPLDASPCGHLCEGLSSRPPSRISHQTRMTAEHFTFHKVLGQGGYGKVFLAELKCSGDWFAVKSLKKDKVLKDDDVEDTMVEKRVLALAWDNPFLTHLYSTFQTKEHLFFVMEYLNGGDLNFHIEEKGRFDLYRATFYAAEIVCGLQFLHGKSIIHRLHTQTKLNGHSVLSPLLFLSTKPHFCHIFVFLFCIRDLKSDNVMLDRDGHIKIADFGLCKENVFGDNLATTICGTPQYMAPEIILGEEYSFSVDWWSFGVLVYEMLIGDLPFDGDDEYELDESILNDTPHFPHWITVDTRDMLKRLFERDPSRRLGVMGNIRGQSFFKSIDWSALERRKLEPPYKPKVTSPNDCSNFDQEILSEEPHLSQCEEGSVDAMDQSAFAGFSFMNQSMEHLLQK; this comes from the exons ATGGTGAACAAATGTATGATGaaaaaatatttgaaaaaaGGTTCTCAGGGTGATGCCTTCAAGGACCTTGACGACATTCAACTGGACTTCCCTGTGGTGTCTTGCAACCCACCTCTAG ACGCGTCTCCATGTGGCCATCTGTGTGAGGGTTTGAGTTCTCGCCCCCCGTCCCGGATCAGCCACCAGACACGCATGACTGCCGAGCACTTCACGTTCCACAAAGTACTGGGCCAGGGAGGCTATGGCAAG GTTTTTCTGGCTGAACTCAAGTGCAGTGGGGATTGGTTTGCCGTGAAATCCTTGAAGAAAGACAAGGTGCTGAAGGATGATGATGTAGAGGACACCATGGTGGAGAAGCGGGTGCTAGCACTGGCGTGGGACAACCCCTTCCTTACTCACCTTTACTCCACCTTTCAGACCAAG GAACACTTGTTCTTTGTGATGGAATATTTGAATGGAGGTGACCTGAACTTCCACATAGAGGAGAAAGGACGCTTTGACCTCTACAGAGCCAC ATTCTATGCAGCCGAAATCGTGTGTGGACTGCAGTTCCTTCATGGAAAAAGCATCATccacaggttacacacacaaacaaagctaaatggacattctgtactttcacctttactgttcttgtctactaaaccacatttttgccacatttttgtatttctcttctGCATTAGGGATCTCAAGTCAGATAATGTTATGCTAGACAGAGATGGTCATATAAAGATAGCTGATTTTGGCTTGTgtaaagaaaatgtttttggtGACAATCTTGCCACAACCATCTGTGGGACACCACAGTACATGGCCCCTGAG atcattCTGGGTGAGGAGTATTCATTTTCCGTGGACTGGTGGTCATTTGGTGTGCTCGTATATGAGATGCTGATTGGTGATCTTCCATTCGATGGAGATGATGAATATGAACTTGATGAGTCCATCCTTAACGACACACCTCACTTCCCTCACTGGATCACTGTGGATACCAGAGACATGCTAAAACGA CTATTTGAGCGAGACCCTTCTCGTAGACTGGGTGTTATGGGTAACATCAGAGGTCAGTCGTTCTTCAAGTCCATTGACTGGTCTGCTCTGGAGAGGAGAAAACTCGAACCCCCTTACAAGCCAAAAGTG acATCACCCAATGACTGCAGCAACTTCGACCAGGAGATTTTAAGTGAGGAGCCCCACCTGTCCCAGTGTGAGGAAGGTTCGGTTGACGCAATGGACCAGAGTGCCTTTGCTGGCTTTTCCTTCATGAACCAGAGCATGGAGCATCTCCTGCAGAAGTGA
- the hsd17b10 gene encoding 3-hydroxyacyl-CoA dehydrogenase type-2, translating into MANIRSVKGMVGLVTGGASGLGRATVERLIKHGASAVILDLPSSDGLSVAADLGDRCAFAPADVSSESEVKSAVALAREKFGRLDLAVNCAGIAVAVKTYNFKKDLPHSLEDFSRVITVNIAGTFNVIRLAAGEMGKNEPDADGHRGCIINTASVAAFDGQVGQAAYSASKGGIVGMTLPIARDLAPMGIRVMTIAPGLFSTPLLAGLPEKVRSFLARQVPFPSRLGDPAEFAHLVTSIAENPMLNGEVIRLDGAIRMQP; encoded by the exons ATGGCGAACATTAGAAGTGTCAAG GGCATGGTGGGCCTGGTGACGGGGGGCGCCTCGGGCCTGGGGAGGGCCACCGTGGAGCGGCTGATCAAGCACGGAGCGAGCGCTGTGATTCTGGACCTGCCCAGCTCGGACGGGCTTAGTGTCGCTGCAGACCTCGGGGACCGCTGTGCGTTTGCTCCAGCAGAT GTATCGTCAGAGTCAGAGGTGAAGTCAGCTGTTGCTTTGGCCAGAGAGAAATTTGGCAGACTGGACTTGGCAGTGAATTGCGCTGGCATTGCTGTGGCGGTGAAAACGTACAACTTTAAAAAGGACCTCCCTCACAGCCTGGAGGACTTCAGCCGGGTCATCACC GTGAACATTGCTGGTACGTTTAACGTGATCAGGCTAGCCGCAGGAGAGATGGGGAAGAACGAGCCGGATGCCGACGGACACCGTGGCTGCATCATCAACACGGCCAGCGTGGCAGCGTTCGATGGGCAG GTGGGCCAGGCGGCATATTCTGCATCTAAAGGTGGCATTGTGGGAATGACTCTTCCCATTGCCCGAGACCTTGCACCCATGGGCATCCGTGTCATGACCATTGCCCCAG GTTTGTTCTCCACGCCGCTATTGGCTGGGCTCCCCGAGAAGGTGCGCAGCTTCCTGGCCCGACAGGTTCCCTTCCCCTCGCGTCTGGGAGACCCTGCTGAGTTCGCCCACCTTGTGACCTCCATTGCTGAAAACCCCATGCTGAACGGCGAGGTCATTCGCTTGGACGGAGCCATCCGGATGCAGCCCtga